A single genomic interval of Bacillus smithii harbors:
- a CDS encoding NAD(P)-dependent oxidoreductase yields MKIGIIGAAGKAGNLILKEALNRGHDVTAIVRNASKVKENVSVIEKDLFDLTTEDLKAYDVVVNAFAAPIGQEHLYIDATNALIEVLKNAPNTRLIVIGGAGSLYVDEEKTTPLYKTPDFPDFIYPTAENAAKSLEILQQTDSIKWTFISPAAEFDYEGKRTGSYQKGKDHLIFNSKGKSYVSYADFAIALVDEIENPQHINERFTVVSESE; encoded by the coding sequence ATGAAAATTGGTATTATTGGGGCAGCTGGAAAAGCAGGGAACCTTATTTTGAAAGAAGCTTTAAATCGAGGCCATGATGTGACAGCCATTGTTAGAAATGCATCGAAAGTGAAAGAAAATGTGAGCGTGATTGAAAAAGATCTTTTTGATCTTACTACAGAAGATTTGAAAGCATATGATGTCGTTGTCAATGCATTTGCTGCACCCATTGGACAAGAACATCTTTATATTGATGCAACCAACGCTTTGATTGAAGTTTTGAAAAACGCTCCGAATACAAGATTAATAGTGATCGGCGGCGCAGGTAGCTTATATGTAGATGAAGAAAAAACCACTCCATTATACAAAACTCCTGATTTCCCGGACTTTATTTATCCTACTGCTGAAAACGCAGCGAAAAGTTTGGAAATTTTGCAGCAAACGGATTCTATTAAATGGACGTTTATCAGCCCGGCTGCTGAATTTGACTATGAAGGGAAAAGAACAGGCAGCTATCAAAAAGGAAAAGATCATTTGATTTTCAATTCCAAAGGAAAAAGTTATGTAAGTTATGCTGATTTTGCCATTGCGCTTGTAGATGAAATTGAAAATCCGCAACATATCAATGAAAGATTTACGGTAGTTTCGGAATCTGAATAA
- a CDS encoding glycine betaine ABC transporter substrate-binding protein — protein MICINSLWKETADVFVNKWNDIGRLLLEHMYLSLVAIALAIIIAVPLGIYLTRHKKLADPIMGIASAIQTIPSLALLVFLVPFIGTGKPPAIVALTIYGLLPILRNTYLGILGVNRSIVEAGIGMGMTSRQVLWIVQLPLALSVIMGGIRTAAVLVIGVATMAGLIGAGGLGDFIFRGLQTYNSALILAGAIPSAIIAIVFDQILKRVENRAKPGIKRKKWSKGAKISLVSILVLVIAAVSGFGIYQAKQKENTIVITGKNFTEQEILVHMYGKLIEDRTNLHVQYKSFISGTVPVFEGMRKGDYDLAVEYTGTGLMNILKEKIHTTDPNEVYHHVKQQYEKKYHLIWLKPIGFNNTYSLTIRNEDAKKWNVKTISDLAKKAPQLTLASDPEFLERKDGYPGLQKKYGIKFKNTMSMDPGIMYSALKNHKVDVIDAFTTDGRIPAFHLYVLKDDKHQFPPYNAAPVIREEVLKKHPELKKVINLLAGKITNEKMQQLNAEVDLKKKDYDDVAEQFLKEEGLIQK, from the coding sequence GTGATTTGCATTAATAGTCTTTGGAAAGAAACAGCAGATGTATTTGTAAACAAATGGAATGACATTGGGAGACTGTTATTAGAGCACATGTATTTGTCGCTAGTGGCGATTGCGCTTGCCATTATCATTGCTGTCCCACTAGGGATCTATTTAACAAGGCATAAAAAGTTGGCCGATCCTATCATGGGCATCGCCTCGGCCATACAAACGATACCAAGTCTGGCTTTGTTAGTATTTTTAGTTCCCTTTATTGGAACCGGAAAGCCGCCCGCTATTGTAGCATTGACGATATACGGACTTCTTCCCATACTTCGCAATACGTATTTAGGAATATTAGGGGTAAATCGCAGTATCGTTGAAGCTGGTATAGGAATGGGAATGACCAGCAGACAAGTATTATGGATCGTTCAATTGCCTCTCGCCCTAAGTGTTATCATGGGAGGAATCCGTACAGCAGCCGTATTGGTCATTGGTGTAGCGACGATGGCAGGTTTAATTGGAGCTGGCGGATTAGGTGATTTCATTTTTAGAGGATTGCAAACATATAATTCCGCTCTTATTTTAGCCGGTGCTATTCCTTCAGCGATTATTGCGATTGTATTTGACCAAATATTAAAACGAGTTGAAAATCGAGCAAAACCTGGAATAAAAAGAAAAAAATGGTCGAAAGGCGCCAAAATTTCTCTTGTTTCCATTCTAGTCCTTGTGATTGCAGCCGTATCAGGGTTCGGAATTTATCAAGCAAAACAAAAAGAAAATACAATTGTGATTACGGGAAAAAATTTTACGGAACAAGAAATTTTGGTTCATATGTATGGAAAATTGATAGAAGATCGCACCAATTTGCATGTTCAATATAAGTCTTTTATTAGCGGAACGGTGCCGGTATTTGAAGGAATGCGAAAGGGCGATTATGATTTAGCTGTTGAATACACTGGAACTGGATTGATGAACATCCTAAAAGAAAAAATCCATACAACAGATCCAAATGAAGTCTATCATCATGTAAAACAACAGTATGAGAAAAAGTATCATTTAATCTGGTTAAAACCAATTGGATTTAATAATACGTATTCACTTACCATTCGCAATGAGGATGCGAAAAAATGGAATGTAAAAACCATTTCGGATCTTGCGAAAAAAGCACCCCAATTAACTCTTGCTTCCGATCCTGAATTTTTAGAACGAAAAGATGGATATCCTGGTTTACAAAAGAAATATGGAATTAAGTTTAAAAATACCATGTCCATGGATCCGGGAATTATGTATAGTGCTTTAAAAAATCATAAAGTAGATGTTATTGATGCTTTTACAACTGACGGACGCATACCAGCATTCCATTTATATGTGTTAAAAGATGATAAACATCAATTTCCTCCTTATAATGCAGCGCCCGTTATAAGAGAAGAAGTTCTTAAAAAGCATCCTGAATTGAAAAAAGTGATCAATTTGCTTGCCGGAAAGATCACAAATGAAAAAATGCAACAATTAAATGCAGAAGTAGATTTGAAAAAGAAAGATTATGATGACGTGGCTGAACAATTTTTAAAGGAGGAGGGGCTGATTCAAAAGTAA
- a CDS encoding glycine betaine uptake BCCT transporter, whose amino-acid sequence MKKTTNIFWISLIIGVFFVLWGVVTPDNLIRVMTTVQSYLLDRFGWFYEYTATFFLIFSLLLAFSRFGNIKLGKQDEKPEFSTPSWFAMLFGAGMGIGLLFYGVSEPISHYANPPFGKSQTAESAKIGLQYTYLHWGFHAWAIYAVVALALAYYKFRKNSPGLMSATLYPLLGNKVNGPIGYIVDIVSVFATVFGVAASLGLGAAQINSGLHYLLGLPINFKVQLIIIMITTFLFITSAATGVSKGIKYLSNINMILAVILFLSILFIGPSQYLIELFTTTFGAYLQNLPSMGLRFAPFNSQHNQWVKDWTIFYWAWWISWTPFVGTFIARVSKGRTVREFIIGVLIVPSLVCSLWFGVMGGTGIYYDFIKGLDVAKQSLETSLFFVLQQMPFGGLLSVLSVILIMIFFVTSADSATFVLGMQTTNGSLNPPFLVTFTWGIILAAVSAILLWTGGLVGMQAAIIVSALPLAIILLFMCYGLVKSFRQEYSTIKEKKQYQNSVETPKQKTS is encoded by the coding sequence GTGAAGAAAACAACAAACATTTTTTGGATTTCGCTGATCATTGGAGTTTTTTTTGTCCTTTGGGGAGTCGTCACTCCAGACAATTTAATACGTGTGATGACAACAGTACAAAGTTATTTACTTGACCGTTTTGGCTGGTTCTATGAATATACGGCTACTTTCTTTTTAATTTTTTCTTTACTCCTAGCTTTTAGTCGTTTTGGAAATATTAAACTTGGAAAACAAGACGAAAAACCTGAATTTAGTACTCCCTCATGGTTTGCTATGTTATTTGGTGCTGGAATGGGAATTGGACTTTTATTTTATGGAGTGTCAGAGCCCATCTCACATTATGCAAATCCTCCATTTGGAAAATCTCAAACAGCTGAATCTGCAAAAATAGGCTTACAATATACGTATCTGCACTGGGGTTTTCATGCATGGGCCATCTATGCAGTCGTAGCGCTTGCCTTGGCTTATTATAAATTCCGAAAAAATTCTCCCGGTTTAATGAGTGCAACTTTATATCCTCTACTTGGCAATAAAGTCAACGGTCCAATTGGATATATAGTGGATATTGTGTCAGTATTTGCTACTGTATTTGGTGTTGCTGCATCTTTAGGGTTAGGGGCAGCACAAATCAATAGTGGATTGCACTATTTACTTGGATTACCTATTAACTTTAAAGTTCAATTGATTATTATTATGATCACAACTTTCCTTTTTATAACCTCTGCAGCGACAGGAGTTTCAAAGGGAATTAAATATTTAAGCAACATAAATATGATCTTGGCAGTTATCTTGTTTCTATCTATCCTATTCATAGGCCCGTCACAATATTTAATAGAGTTATTCACCACAACTTTCGGTGCATATCTTCAAAATCTGCCAAGCATGGGATTGCGTTTTGCACCATTTAATTCACAACACAATCAATGGGTAAAAGACTGGACAATTTTTTACTGGGCTTGGTGGATTTCATGGACGCCATTCGTTGGAACTTTTATTGCTCGTGTATCCAAAGGACGTACGGTTCGTGAATTTATTATTGGCGTATTAATCGTCCCAAGTTTGGTTTGTTCACTATGGTTTGGAGTAATGGGTGGAACTGGCATTTACTATGATTTTATAAAAGGATTAGATGTTGCAAAACAAAGTTTAGAAACTTCTTTATTTTTTGTATTACAACAAATGCCTTTTGGAGGACTTCTTTCCGTCCTTTCAGTCATTCTAATTATGATCTTTTTTGTTACATCCGCTGATTCCGCTACATTTGTTCTTGGAATGCAAACGACGAATGGAAGTTTAAACCCTCCTTTCCTCGTTACATTTACTTGGGGAATCATTTTAGCTGCAGTTTCTGCAATTTTACTATGGACAGGGGGTCTAGTTGGTATGCAGGCCGCCATTATTGTGAGTGCTTTACCGCTAGCGATTATTCTTCTGTTTATGTGTTATGGACTAGTCAAATCTTTTCGTCAGGAATATTCTACAATAAAAGAAAAAAAACAGTATCAAAATTCGGTTGAAACACCAAAACAAAAAACCTCTTAA
- a CDS encoding DinB family protein — translation MNRTSQLVQYFLAHRSVTAELVNKIEKEHYDYKPTPTSMSAKDLVTHILVTFYKLAKVAKSGNPAVLKEKIEETESDLRKMAEIYTEKTKSLLKSLTDEELDRILDLTESFGMKIPAHQFLQTAMDHEIHHKGQLFVYVREMGHTELPLFVKRG, via the coding sequence GTGAACCGCACAAGCCAGCTTGTTCAATATTTTTTGGCCCATCGCAGCGTTACAGCGGAACTAGTGAACAAAATCGAAAAGGAACATTATGACTATAAACCAACGCCGACCTCCATGTCAGCAAAAGACCTCGTTACACATATACTTGTGACATTTTATAAACTTGCAAAAGTCGCAAAGAGCGGCAATCCAGCAGTGCTCAAAGAAAAAATCGAGGAAACCGAATCAGACTTGCGCAAAATGGCAGAAATCTATACAGAAAAAACTAAAAGCTTATTAAAATCGCTTACAGATGAAGAATTAGACCGCATCCTTGACCTTACGGAAAGTTTTGGCATGAAAATCCCTGCCCATCAATTTCTTCAAACAGCGATGGATCATGAAATTCATCATAAAGGGCAGCTTTTCGTGTACGTACGTGAAATGGGACATACCGAACTTCCTCTTTTTGTGAAACGAGGTTAA
- a CDS encoding insulinase family protein — translation MGKFDFFHKLESMTEKAFLRNKLTIYRIKYPNSYMRLVNIQVNFGSRDYMLKSQNNIQYLPYGTAHFLEHLMFWKGNHNVYEDFFKRNAILNAFTTYTDTNFMFNTRPEFVSENLEELFSILNQHQLNDAIVEQEKRVIKNEIDTAKMDQWVDKHYRMLHLLCNGSPVSIYPAGNHSDIDSLTTKELKTAYQTFYQPKNMKLFIIGGREELDDIISHKLESYENNQEHCSLSRHLEPHCDLLSKDVFQNYKSNIGISGFMIGVLLPRSKDNELLLKQKVYWEIFLRALFHIGSPFIQELQKSNKIFLQNLAMHTHFTEDVSFIILDLQGEKSEILFEAWNANILNDRKKVSQWLSYGKEVFLNNIIYESDYLRKLFDWISDYAYYDCSLLKVYQIVENMRDDDFLRLMHFFIEAKKVYISYT, via the coding sequence TTGGGGAAATTTGATTTTTTTCATAAATTAGAGTCTATGACAGAAAAAGCGTTTTTAAGAAACAAATTGACTATCTATCGAATAAAATATCCGAATTCATATATGAGATTGGTTAACATTCAAGTGAACTTTGGAAGCAGAGATTATATGCTAAAATCGCAGAATAATATCCAATATTTACCTTATGGTACAGCCCATTTTCTTGAACATCTAATGTTTTGGAAAGGCAATCATAATGTGTATGAGGATTTCTTTAAAAGAAATGCAATTTTAAATGCATTTACCACATATACAGATACAAATTTCATGTTCAATACAAGGCCTGAGTTTGTTTCTGAAAATTTAGAGGAATTGTTTTCGATTTTAAACCAGCACCAACTGAATGATGCAATAGTTGAGCAGGAAAAGCGAGTTATAAAGAATGAAATCGACACAGCCAAAATGGATCAATGGGTAGACAAACATTATAGAATGCTGCACTTATTGTGCAATGGATCCCCTGTAAGTATATACCCGGCGGGTAATCACAGTGATATAGATTCGCTGACAACGAAAGAATTAAAAACTGCTTATCAAACATTTTATCAACCGAAAAATATGAAATTATTTATAATAGGCGGAAGAGAAGAGTTAGATGATATAATTTCTCATAAACTTGAAAGCTATGAAAATAATCAGGAGCATTGCAGCTTAAGCAGACATTTGGAACCCCATTGCGACTTGCTTTCAAAGGATGTTTTTCAAAATTATAAAAGCAACATAGGAATCTCGGGATTTATGATAGGAGTTCTACTGCCCCGTTCCAAAGACAATGAACTATTGTTAAAACAGAAGGTATACTGGGAAATTTTTTTGCGGGCTTTATTCCACATAGGTTCTCCCTTTATTCAGGAGCTGCAGAAATCTAACAAAATATTTCTTCAAAATCTAGCAATGCATACCCATTTTACTGAAGATGTAAGTTTTATAATATTGGATTTACAAGGCGAGAAGTCAGAAATATTGTTTGAAGCATGGAATGCTAATATTCTGAATGACAGGAAAAAGGTATCTCAATGGCTTTCCTATGGAAAAGAAGTTTTCTTAAATAACATTATTTATGAGAGTGATTATTTACGAAAGCTATTTGATTGGATTTCTGACTATGCGTACTATGATTGCTCTCTTTTAAAGGTATATCAAATCGTTGAAAACATGCGGGATGATGATTTTTTACGACTGATGCACTTTTTTATTGAAGCGAAAAAAGTTTATATCTCATATACATAG
- a CDS encoding ABC transporter ATP-binding protein, whose amino-acid sequence MIEFKNVTKKYEDGFVAIKNLNLTVHDHELFVLIGPSGSGKTTTMKMMNRLIEPTSGEIFINGENIAKKNPVKLRRNIGYVIQQIGLMPHMTIRENVALVPKLKKWDEKRYMKKVDELIEMVGLDPKEVGDRYPDELSGGQQQRIGVIRALAADPEVILMDEPFSALDPISREQLQEELTRLQQELKKTIVFVTHDMDEAIKIGDRICLMKDGEIVQLDRPEVILRHPANEFVRQFIGEERLQDASNIPDLEELMIPPITAYPTRGLAEALKYMRNKRVDHLVIVDRYNQYYGVVNIWDMRKAYKDEQLHLIDIVQKDFPTLKTSDSPEKALQMVNESKTGFVPVLDEKNKVKGIINRSSIVSYVVSQLAMNKGE is encoded by the coding sequence TTGATTGAATTTAAGAATGTGACAAAGAAGTATGAGGACGGTTTTGTCGCCATTAAAAACCTTAACTTGACCGTTCATGACCACGAATTGTTTGTGTTGATTGGTCCTAGCGGCAGCGGGAAAACGACGACGATGAAAATGATGAATCGTTTGATTGAGCCTACAAGCGGTGAGATTTTCATCAATGGCGAAAACATTGCAAAGAAAAATCCGGTGAAGCTGAGGAGAAATATTGGCTATGTCATTCAGCAAATCGGATTAATGCCGCATATGACCATTCGCGAAAATGTAGCTCTCGTTCCAAAGCTAAAAAAATGGGACGAAAAACGCTACATGAAAAAAGTGGATGAATTAATTGAAATGGTTGGTTTAGATCCTAAGGAAGTGGGGGACCGTTATCCGGATGAATTATCGGGCGGGCAGCAACAAAGAATTGGTGTAATACGGGCATTGGCTGCCGATCCTGAAGTGATTTTAATGGATGAACCGTTCAGCGCCCTCGATCCAATCAGTCGTGAACAATTGCAAGAGGAGCTGACCAGACTTCAGCAAGAATTAAAAAAAACGATTGTCTTTGTGACTCACGACATGGATGAAGCGATCAAAATCGGGGATCGCATCTGTCTCATGAAAGATGGAGAAATTGTTCAATTAGATCGGCCGGAGGTCATTTTACGCCACCCTGCCAATGAATTTGTCCGCCAATTTATTGGAGAGGAACGTTTGCAAGATGCCTCTAATATACCTGATTTAGAAGAATTGATGATTCCGCCCATTACAGCTTATCCGACAAGAGGATTAGCGGAAGCGTTAAAATATATGCGCAACAAACGGGTAGACCATTTGGTGATAGTCGATCGATACAATCAATATTACGGCGTCGTGAATATTTGGGATATGAGAAAAGCTTATAAAGATGAACAATTGCATCTTATTGATATCGTTCAGAAGGACTTTCCTACTTTGAAAACCAGCGATTCTCCAGAAAAAGCACTGCAAATGGTGAACGAATCCAAAACGGGATTTGTACCTGTTTTAGATGAAAAAAATAAAGTGAAAGGGATCATAAATCGCTCAAGCATTGTCAGTTATGTTGTCAGTCAATTGGCGATGAATAAAGGAGAGTGA
- a CDS encoding alkaline phosphatase family protein, which produces MDEPLQRAMKEKRVPALEFLIRNGQYYPNVVSSYPTMSVTIDSTLLTGTYPDHHNIPGLVWYDEKEKRIVNYGSGKKEIVALGTKQVLKDILYHLNNQHLSKLVTTIHEELEKNKKHSASINGLIYRGDYEQTLDVPKPISFFRLLPKQLKTNGPILFSFGRFSQFDPNNRYNHFWQNVGFNDHFSAQEVKYLIQKKKLPAFTIAYLPSNDHTVHKMDQWL; this is translated from the coding sequence ATGGATGAACCTTTACAGAGAGCGATGAAAGAAAAACGGGTTCCGGCACTTGAATTTCTTATACGGAATGGACAGTATTACCCAAATGTGGTTAGTTCCTATCCCACCATGTCCGTCACGATCGACAGTACATTGCTGACCGGAACGTATCCGGACCATCATAATATCCCCGGGCTCGTCTGGTATGACGAAAAAGAAAAACGGATTGTCAATTATGGCAGCGGAAAAAAAGAAATTGTTGCTCTTGGTACCAAACAGGTTTTAAAAGACATTTTGTATCATTTAAATAATCAACATTTAAGCAAATTGGTTACAACGATTCATGAAGAGTTGGAAAAGAATAAAAAACATTCTGCTTCGATTAACGGTCTTATATACCGCGGCGATTATGAGCAAACTCTTGACGTTCCAAAACCTATTTCCTTCTTTCGTTTATTGCCTAAACAATTAAAGACAAATGGACCGATCTTGTTTTCGTTCGGACGGTTTTCACAATTTGATCCGAACAACCGTTATAACCATTTCTGGCAAAATGTTGGATTTAATGATCACTTTTCCGCACAAGAAGTCAAATACCTGATTCAAAAAAAGAAACTTCCTGCTTTTACAATTGCCTATTTGCCAAGCAATGACCATACTGTTCATAAAATGGACCAATGGCTATAA
- a CDS encoding CaiB/BaiF CoA transferase family protein codes for MTLLHDLKILDFSSLLPGPYASMMLADLGADVLRVESPTRHDLIRQFPPMDGEQSTSHSYLNRSKRSIALDLKKQEAVEIVKRLVKEYDIIIEQFRPGVMDRLGVGYEALKKINPRIIYCSITGFGQSGPYKDRPGHDNNYLSLSGVADGMRRNGEKPIASGIQVADVAGGSLHAVIAILAAVYYREKTGEGQWLDISMTAAAFALNAIYGSGVLAGGVEIKPESMLLNGGTFYDYYETKDGRYFSVGSLEPPFRKALCEGIGRPDLIHLAMSENLEDIHVFKEEVQKTFQQKTFNEWCDIFYDFQACVEPVLTFSEASEHPQLKAREMIVEVPKKDGTTQKQIACPIKFSAGKAQYKHVGSLLGEHTEEVLEELGYTREEVLKLKDKGIFG; via the coding sequence ATGACTCTTTTGCATGATTTAAAAATACTAGATTTTTCAAGTCTACTGCCTGGACCCTATGCATCCATGATGTTAGCAGATTTAGGGGCTGATGTGTTGCGAGTCGAGTCTCCAACAAGGCATGATTTGATAAGGCAATTTCCTCCAATGGATGGTGAACAATCAACATCTCACAGTTATTTAAATCGTTCGAAGCGCTCGATCGCACTGGATTTAAAAAAGCAAGAAGCTGTGGAGATAGTAAAGCGCCTAGTGAAAGAATATGACATTATCATTGAACAATTCAGGCCAGGTGTGATGGATCGGTTAGGTGTTGGATATGAAGCTTTAAAGAAAATTAATCCCCGAATCATTTATTGTTCCATTACAGGATTTGGGCAATCAGGCCCTTACAAAGATCGTCCTGGACATGACAACAATTATCTATCTCTATCAGGTGTAGCCGACGGTATGAGAAGAAATGGAGAAAAACCAATTGCTTCAGGTATACAAGTAGCGGATGTTGCGGGCGGGTCGCTGCATGCCGTCATTGCCATTTTAGCAGCCGTTTACTATCGAGAAAAAACCGGGGAAGGTCAATGGCTGGATATAAGTATGACGGCTGCTGCATTCGCCTTAAATGCCATTTATGGTTCAGGAGTTTTGGCAGGAGGTGTGGAAATAAAACCAGAATCAATGCTGTTAAATGGTGGGACTTTTTATGATTATTATGAAACAAAAGATGGCCGCTATTTTTCAGTTGGGAGTCTTGAACCACCGTTTCGGAAAGCATTATGTGAAGGGATTGGGAGACCTGATTTAATCCATCTTGCAATGAGCGAAAATCTAGAAGACATTCATGTTTTCAAAGAAGAGGTTCAAAAGACATTTCAACAAAAAACGTTTAACGAATGGTGTGATATTTTCTACGACTTTCAAGCATGCGTAGAACCAGTCCTTACCTTTTCTGAAGCAAGTGAACATCCCCAATTGAAAGCGCGAGAAATGATCGTAGAAGTTCCTAAAAAGGATGGAACGACTCAAAAGCAAATCGCATGCCCGATCAAATTTTCAGCTGGAAAAGCCCAATATAAACATGTAGGGAGTCTATTAGGAGAACATACAGAGGAAGTATTAGAAGAGTTAGGTTATACGAGAGAAGAAGTGCTTAAGTTAAAAGATAAAGGAATTTTTGGCTAA
- a CDS encoding tRNA-dihydrouridine synthase — MLALAKKYGQLPVMANGNLHDPEKTNEMIEKGEADVVTIGRDALANSDWVNKVKNGETLKEFVPEKFLHPNAKIKDFET; from the coding sequence TTGCTGGCATTAGCAAAGAAATATGGCCAATTGCCTGTAATGGCCAATGGGAATCTTCATGATCCTGAAAAAACAAATGAAATGATCGAAAAAGGAGAAGCGGATGTCGTTACCATTGGTCGTGATGCCCTTGCAAATAGTGATTGGGTGAACAAAGTGAAAAACGGTGAAACGTTGAAAGAATTTGTACCAGAAAAATTTTTACACCCAAATGCCAAAATAAAGGATTTTGAAACCTAA
- a CDS encoding cytochrome P450, with protein sequence MATAKKTSYETKRYANLIPMKEIQSVQDQLFPFTIYNTLRKKTPVRYDPIRECWDVFRYEDVHFILKNPALFSSNRGIGDKRNSILIMDPPKHTKMRNLINKTFTPKAVNELSQRIQDVTTSLLDQAKEKETLEMIRDFAAPLPVIIIAEILGVPAKDRELFKNYSDILVSGAEDDSDEAFNMMMKRRREGAKFLNDYFKEIIQERQRSPKDDLISLLLAAEVDGERLKEEELLKFCILLLVAGNETTTNLIVNAVRYMVEDTNTQETVRKNFSLVPNLIEETLRFYPPIQAIGRTATADVEIGGHTIRKGSQVISWVAAANRDEQKFEQPDRFMLERHPNPHLGFGYGIHFCLGAPLARLEAKVALSVLLTTFSKLELAKHTELEPIQSPFVFGVKSFPIQFSL encoded by the coding sequence ATGGCCACTGCAAAGAAAACCTCCTACGAAACAAAACGTTACGCAAATCTGATTCCTATGAAAGAGATTCAATCTGTACAAGATCAGTTGTTTCCTTTTACTATTTATAACACTTTGCGAAAAAAAACACCGGTAAGATATGACCCCATTCGAGAATGTTGGGATGTATTTCGATACGAAGATGTTCATTTCATCTTAAAAAATCCTGCATTATTTTCCTCTAATCGTGGGATCGGCGACAAAAGAAACAGTATATTGATAATGGATCCGCCCAAACATACAAAAATGAGAAATCTTATTAATAAAACGTTTACTCCCAAAGCTGTCAACGAGCTCTCTCAACGAATTCAGGACGTTACAACCTCCCTGTTGGACCAAGCAAAGGAAAAAGAAACATTGGAAATGATTCGTGATTTTGCCGCTCCGCTTCCCGTCATTATCATTGCGGAAATATTGGGAGTCCCGGCAAAAGACAGGGAACTTTTTAAAAACTATTCTGATATTCTTGTGTCTGGAGCCGAGGATGATTCGGACGAGGCCTTTAATATGATGATGAAAAGAAGACGTGAAGGAGCCAAGTTTCTGAATGACTATTTTAAAGAAATCATACAGGAGCGACAAAGAAGCCCAAAAGATGATTTAATTTCTTTATTATTGGCAGCAGAAGTGGACGGAGAAAGACTAAAGGAAGAAGAGTTGCTCAAATTCTGTATTTTATTATTAGTCGCGGGTAATGAAACGACAACGAATCTCATTGTGAATGCTGTTCGATATATGGTAGAAGATACAAATACTCAAGAAACAGTCCGAAAAAATTTTTCTTTGGTTCCCAACTTAATTGAAGAAACTCTTCGATTCTATCCTCCAATCCAAGCAATTGGACGTACTGCGACGGCAGATGTCGAAATTGGAGGCCATACGATTCGCAAGGGATCTCAAGTGATTAGCTGGGTAGCGGCAGCTAATCGGGATGAGCAAAAGTTTGAACAACCGGATCGTTTTATGCTGGAACGCCACCCAAATCCACATTTAGGTTTTGGATATGGCATCCATTTTTGTTTAGGCGCTCCTTTAGCTCGACTGGAAGCAAAAGTTGCTCTTTCTGTATTATTAACCACTTTCTCTAAACTAGAACTAGCAAAACATACAGAACTTGAGCCCATTCAAAGTCCATTTGTATTTGGCGTGAAAAGTTTCCCAATACAATTTAGTCTCTAA
- a CDS encoding Rrf2 family transcriptional regulator, whose translation MKRISSRFSVAVHILLLVHRYPMLTSEEIAGSVNTNPAFIRKIQSKLKKAGLIDVRPGVGGTYLLKDVDDITLLDVYHAVEVVEQNELFHFHEHPNPNCEVGAHVESVFRSHVRKAQLAMEKELARTTLKELTEELGKKISADSC comes from the coding sequence ATGAAGAGAATCAGCAGCCGTTTTTCAGTGGCGGTGCACATCTTGTTGTTGGTGCATCGGTATCCTATGCTTACTTCTGAAGAAATTGCGGGCAGTGTGAATACAAATCCAGCTTTCATCCGAAAAATCCAATCGAAATTAAAAAAAGCGGGATTGATTGATGTGCGGCCCGGTGTGGGTGGCACTTATCTTTTAAAGGATGTCGATGACATTACGTTGCTGGATGTTTATCATGCTGTTGAGGTAGTAGAACAGAATGAACTGTTTCATTTTCACGAACATCCTAATCCGAATTGTGAAGTCGGAGCGCATGTGGAATCGGTTTTTCGTTCCCATGTAAGGAAAGCCCAATTAGCCATGGAAAAAGAACTGGCACGAACCACTTTAAAGGAATTAACGGAAGAACTGGGGAAAAAAATTAGCGCTGATTCATGCTAA
- a CDS encoding aldehyde dehydrogenase family protein, whose protein sequence is MQIKIHITEETLVEIRLASVEDIDEAYRSAQKAQQEWKQVNAYQKVAIMKKAIELVKERREELVKILVEENDPYKSEY, encoded by the coding sequence ATGCAGATAAAAATCCATATAACTGAAGAAACCCTAGTTGAGATTCGATTGGCTAGTGTTGAGGATATTGATGAAGCTTATCGTTCGGCTCAAAAAGCGCAACAAGAATGGAAACAGGTCAATGCTTACCAAAAGGTAGCCATCATGAAGAAAGCGATAGAATTGGTGAAAGAACGAAGAGAAGAATTGGTGAAAATTTTAGTGGAAGAAAACGACCCATACAAAAGCGAATATTGA